The following coding sequences lie in one Halogeometricum rufum genomic window:
- the mutS gene encoding DNA mismatch repair protein MutS, translating into MTSQGIVGEFLSLKSETDADVLTMQCGDFYEFFGDDAEFVADELDLKVSQKSSHGSSYPMAGVPVDDLTPYLKTLVERGYRVAVADQFEGDDGHYREITRVATPGTLLETTDADARYIAAVVAPEDAAGVGLAFADVTTGQFFVTETADVDAAHSELYRFAPVEILPGPAVRSDDDFLSRLRQETDASLSLFEAEAFAPGRSKHVVREQFGRETMESVGLDSDLAIRAAGAVLRYVEETGAGVLQSLTRLQTYETNDHLELDATTQRNLELTETMHGETEGTLVDAVDHTVTSPGGRLLREWMTRPRRDREELERRLDAVDALAREALSRERVRDALDDVYDLERLAARAASGSAGASDLLSVRDTLSVLPAVAEAVEESPLADSPVADVVAGPDREAAAALRDELADALADDPPKTVRQGGLFRKGYDDELDELVDRHEAAEEWIDTLAEREKRQYGLSHVTVDRNKTDGHYIQVGKSVADQVPEHYREIKTLKNSKRFVTEELEEREREILRLEEARGELEYDLFCELRERVAERAELLQDVGRALAEVDVLASLAAHAAGNDWTRPTLAEPGPVRIEAGRHPVVERTTEFVPNDLFMDRERGFLIVTGPNMSGKSTYMRQAALIVLLAQVGSFVPARAAEIGVVDGIYTRVGALDELAQGRSTFMVEMQELSNILHSATEDSLVVLDEVGRGTATYDGISIAWAATEYLHNEIRAKTLFATHYHELTSLADHLDRVANVHVAAEERDGDVTFLRTVQDGPTDRSYGIHVADLAGVPEPVVSRAGDVLERLRAEKAIEARGGGSDGPVQAVFDLSSGQFSSGATDDGAAGTAADDRRENGTAAVQQTRRAANGGTEAVGGADSGDAGDDETAIDPELAAVADELRETDVNSQSPLDVVQRVQEWQERLAEDE; encoded by the coding sequence ATGACCTCGCAGGGAATCGTCGGGGAATTTCTCTCTTTGAAGTCCGAGACGGACGCGGACGTGCTGACGATGCAGTGCGGCGACTTCTACGAGTTCTTCGGAGACGACGCGGAGTTCGTCGCCGACGAACTCGACCTGAAGGTGTCGCAGAAGTCCTCGCACGGGTCGTCGTATCCGATGGCCGGCGTCCCGGTGGACGACCTCACGCCGTACCTGAAGACCCTCGTCGAACGCGGCTACCGCGTCGCCGTCGCCGACCAGTTCGAGGGCGACGACGGCCACTACCGGGAGATTACGCGCGTCGCCACGCCCGGCACCCTCCTGGAGACGACGGACGCCGACGCCCGCTACATCGCCGCCGTCGTTGCGCCCGAGGACGCCGCGGGGGTCGGACTGGCGTTCGCCGACGTGACGACCGGTCAGTTCTTCGTCACCGAGACGGCCGACGTCGACGCCGCCCACTCGGAGCTGTACCGTTTCGCACCCGTCGAGATACTCCCCGGGCCGGCGGTCCGCAGCGACGACGACTTCCTCTCGCGCCTGCGGCAGGAGACGGACGCGTCGCTGTCGCTGTTCGAGGCCGAGGCGTTCGCGCCCGGCCGGTCGAAACACGTCGTCCGCGAGCAGTTCGGGCGCGAGACGATGGAGAGCGTCGGGCTGGATTCGGACCTGGCGATTCGCGCGGCGGGCGCGGTCCTCCGGTACGTCGAGGAGACGGGGGCGGGCGTCCTCCAGTCGCTGACGCGCCTGCAGACGTACGAGACGAACGACCACCTCGAACTCGACGCGACGACCCAGCGGAACCTCGAACTGACGGAGACGATGCACGGCGAGACGGAGGGAACGCTGGTCGACGCCGTCGACCACACCGTGACGAGTCCGGGCGGCCGACTCCTTCGGGAGTGGATGACGCGCCCTCGCCGTGACCGCGAGGAACTCGAACGCCGCCTCGACGCCGTCGACGCGTTGGCCCGGGAGGCGCTCTCGCGCGAGCGAGTGCGCGACGCGCTCGACGACGTGTACGACCTCGAACGCCTCGCCGCCCGCGCCGCCTCCGGGAGCGCCGGCGCCTCGGACCTGCTGTCGGTGCGCGACACGCTCTCGGTCCTCCCGGCCGTCGCGGAGGCCGTCGAGGAGAGTCCGCTGGCGGACTCGCCGGTGGCGGACGTGGTGGCCGGACCGGACCGCGAGGCGGCCGCGGCCCTCCGCGACGAGTTGGCCGACGCACTCGCCGACGACCCGCCGAAGACGGTGCGGCAGGGCGGGCTGTTTCGGAAGGGCTACGACGACGAACTCGACGAACTCGTCGACCGCCACGAGGCGGCCGAGGAGTGGATAGACACGCTCGCGGAGCGCGAGAAGCGCCAGTACGGGCTCTCGCACGTCACGGTGGACCGGAACAAGACGGACGGCCACTACATCCAGGTGGGCAAGTCCGTCGCCGACCAGGTGCCCGAACACTACCGCGAGATAAAGACGCTGAAGAACTCGAAGCGGTTCGTCACCGAGGAGTTAGAGGAACGGGAGCGCGAGATTCTCCGGCTGGAGGAGGCCCGCGGCGAACTGGAGTACGACCTGTTCTGCGAACTCCGCGAACGCGTCGCCGAACGCGCCGAACTCCTGCAGGACGTCGGGCGCGCCCTCGCCGAGGTGGACGTGCTGGCCTCCCTCGCCGCGCACGCCGCCGGCAACGACTGGACGCGCCCGACGCTGGCCGAACCCGGTCCCGTCCGCATCGAGGCGGGCCGGCACCCGGTGGTGGAGCGAACGACCGAGTTCGTCCCGAACGACCTGTTCATGGACCGCGAGCGGGGCTTTCTCATCGTCACCGGGCCGAACATGAGCGGGAAGTCCACGTACATGCGACAGGCCGCGCTCATCGTCCTCCTCGCGCAGGTGGGGAGCTTCGTCCCCGCTCGCGCGGCCGAAATCGGCGTCGTCGACGGCATCTACACCCGCGTCGGCGCGCTGGACGAACTCGCGCAGGGCCGGTCGACGTTCATGGTGGAGATGCAGGAGCTTTCGAACATCCTCCACTCGGCCACCGAGGACTCGCTGGTCGTCCTCGACGAGGTGGGCCGCGGGACGGCCACCTACGACGGCATCTCCATCGCGTGGGCGGCGACGGAGTACCTGCACAACGAGATTCGCGCGAAGACGCTCTTCGCGACGCACTACCACGAACTCACCTCGCTGGCGGACCACCTCGACCGGGTGGCGAACGTCCACGTCGCGGCGGAGGAACGCGACGGCGACGTGACGTTCCTCCGAACCGTCCAGGACGGTCCGACCGACCGGTCCTACGGCATCCACGTCGCCGACCTGGCGGGCGTGCCGGAACCGGTCGTCTCCCGCGCCGGCGACGTACTGGAGAGACTGCGCGCGGAGAAAGCCATCGAGGCGAGAGGCGGCGGCAGCGACGGCCCCGTGCAGGCCGTGTTCGACCTGTCGTCCGGGCAGTTCAGTTCCGGCGCGACGGACGACGGCGCGGCCGGGACGGCGGCCGACGACCGGCGCGAGAACGGCACCGCCGCCGTCCAGCAGACGCGCCGGGCGGCGAACGGCGGAACCGAGGCCGTCGGGGGTGCCGACTCCGGCGACGCCGGCGACGACGAGACGGCGATAGACCCCGAACTGGCGGCCGTCGCCGACGAACTCCGCGAGACGGACGTGAACTCGCAGTCGCCGCTGGACGTCGTGCAACGGGTGCAGGAGTGGCAGGAGCGCCTCGCTGAAGACGAGTAG
- a CDS encoding NADH-quinone oxidoreductase subunit D produces MSLDTRSADRAEVEAAGGVHALLSDLAYRRDDHVNAPGFVVRPDDVQATLTRLRDDAGFDHLSCVTAQEYADRYETVYHLKSYDDPTREVSVVVPLPADAPVSESAAPVFPTAGWHEREAYDLVGVRYEDHPDLRRILLPETWQGHPLSRGYDRDRPQVVSFSEHANPVEDDGREGDTLFLNVGPHHPATHGVLHLEVTLDGEQVVDVEPDLGYIHRCEEQMCQSKTYRHQIMPYPDRWDWSGAGLLNEWAYARVAETLADVDVPEYAQVVRTMVAELSRMLAHFLAVGAYALDVSGEFTATFMYAIRDREKLQDILEDVTGQRLMFNYFRLGGVVWDLPEPREEFFEKVHAFVDGLPAKLEEYHDLLTANEIFQVRTVDTGHLPPDVAKAYGCTGPVARGSGVDYDLRRDDPYGYYDELDWNVVTEDGCDNFSRLLVRLREIEESARIVEQCADLLEDWPEDERTIQSNVPRTIRPEDDTEVFRAVEAAKGELGIYVRSDGTETPARFKIRGPSFSHLQALPEMARGEYVPDLIATLGSLDTIMGEVDR; encoded by the coding sequence ATGAGTCTTGACACGCGGTCCGCCGACCGCGCCGAAGTCGAGGCGGCGGGCGGAGTTCACGCGCTTCTCTCGGACCTGGCGTACCGCCGGGACGACCACGTCAACGCCCCCGGGTTCGTCGTCCGCCCGGACGACGTGCAGGCGACGCTGACGCGACTTCGCGACGACGCGGGCTTCGACCACCTGTCGTGCGTCACGGCGCAGGAGTACGCGGACAGATACGAGACGGTGTATCACCTGAAGTCGTACGACGACCCGACCCGAGAGGTGAGCGTCGTCGTCCCCCTGCCCGCTGACGCCCCCGTGAGCGAGTCCGCCGCTCCCGTCTTCCCGACGGCGGGATGGCACGAACGCGAGGCGTACGACCTCGTCGGCGTCCGGTACGAGGACCACCCGGACCTCCGCCGCATCCTCCTCCCCGAGACGTGGCAGGGTCACCCGCTCTCGCGCGGGTACGACCGAGACCGCCCGCAGGTCGTCTCGTTCAGCGAACACGCGAATCCGGTCGAGGACGACGGTCGGGAGGGCGACACGCTGTTTCTCAACGTCGGGCCGCATCACCCCGCGACCCACGGCGTCCTCCACCTGGAGGTGACGCTGGACGGCGAGCAAGTCGTCGACGTGGAACCGGACCTCGGGTACATCCACCGCTGTGAGGAGCAGATGTGCCAGTCGAAGACGTACCGCCACCAGATAATGCCGTACCCCGACCGCTGGGACTGGAGCGGCGCGGGCCTGTTGAACGAGTGGGCGTACGCCCGGGTCGCCGAAACGCTCGCCGACGTCGACGTTCCCGAGTACGCACAGGTCGTCCGGACGATGGTAGCCGAACTGTCGCGGATGCTCGCGCACTTTCTCGCCGTCGGCGCGTACGCCCTGGACGTCAGCGGCGAGTTCACCGCGACGTTCATGTACGCGATTCGAGACAGAGAGAAGTTACAGGACATCCTGGAGGACGTGACCGGCCAGCGACTGATGTTCAACTACTTCCGCCTCGGCGGCGTCGTCTGGGACCTGCCCGAACCGCGCGAGGAGTTCTTCGAGAAGGTGCACGCCTTCGTCGACGGCCTGCCGGCGAAGTTAGAGGAGTACCACGACCTGTTGACGGCCAACGAGATATTTCAGGTCCGGACCGTCGACACCGGCCACCTGCCCCCGGACGTGGCGAAGGCCTACGGCTGTACGGGTCCCGTGGCGCGCGGGTCGGGCGTCGACTACGACCTGCGGCGGGACGACCCGTACGGCTACTACGACGAACTCGACTGGAACGTCGTCACCGAGGACGGCTGTGACAACTTCAGCCGTCTGCTCGTCCGCCTCCGCGAGATAGAGGAGTCCGCGCGCATCGTCGAACAGTGCGCCGACCTGCTCGAAGACTGGCCCGAGGACGAGCGGACCATCCAGTCGAACGTGCCCCGGACGATACGTCCCGAGGACGACACCGAGGTGTTCCGAGCGGTCGAAGCCGCGAAGGGCGAACTCGGCATCTACGTCCGCTCGGACGGCACCGAGACGCCCGCGCGGTTCAAGATTCGCGGGCCGTCGTTCTCGCACCTGCAGGCGCTCCCCGAGATGGCGCGCGGCGAGTACGTACCGGACCTGATAGCCACGCTCGGGAGTCTCGACACCATCATGGGCGAGGTGGACCGCTGA